A genome region from Methanobacterium sp. includes the following:
- the speB gene encoding agmatinase, with the protein MHLYTENPLKFAFSRTEFEYSSEIQDKPVFGILGVPFDSTTTYQPGARYGPLFVREASYNFEKYNLFLDKSLNTHVQDIGNLESVPGNFNNTCLNLESVISSILEEGIVPITIGGEHSISYGVVKSYDTTGTHNMRDVTILHFDAHMDLRDDYMGEKYSHATVMRRIHDLEPRHIIQMGIRSASAEETHFAQDNGIDYYTPPEIKEDIHGMKNIIHKIKGPVYVTVDMDVLDPAYAPSVGTPTPGGLSPHDLEKLIFSLAGKEVIGLDVVEVSSNSIGDITSINAAKTILDFLFLQ; encoded by the coding sequence ATGCACTTATATACTGAAAATCCTCTTAAATTTGCTTTTTCCCGGACGGAGTTTGAGTACTCCTCTGAAATTCAAGATAAGCCTGTTTTTGGTATTTTAGGGGTGCCCTTTGACAGCACCACCACCTACCAACCTGGGGCACGTTATGGGCCTCTTTTTGTAAGAGAGGCATCCTATAATTTTGAAAAATACAACTTATTTTTGGATAAAAGTCTTAATACACATGTCCAGGACATTGGAAACCTGGAATCTGTTCCTGGAAACTTTAATAATACCTGTTTAAACCTGGAATCTGTTATATCCTCCATTTTAGAGGAAGGAATTGTTCCCATAACCATCGGCGGAGAACACAGTATAAGTTATGGTGTTGTGAAGTCTTATGACACTACCGGGACCCATAATATGCGGGACGTTACTATTCTCCATTTTGATGCCCATATGGACCTCAGGGACGATTATATGGGAGAAAAATATTCCCATGCCACTGTTATGCGACGGATTCATGATCTTGAACCACGGCATATAATCCAGATGGGAATCCGCTCTGCCTCTGCTGAAGAAACACACTTTGCTCAGGATAATGGAATAGATTACTACACTCCTCCGGAGATAAAGGAGGATATTCATGGAATGAAAAATATCATTCACAAGATAAAGGGTCCGGTATATGTAACCGTGGATATGGATGTGCTTGACCCGGCTTATGCTCCCAGTGTTGGTACTCCCACACCAGGCGGGCTGAGCCCCCATGATCTGGAAAAACTGATCTTTTCTCTGGCAGGGAAAGAAGTTATTGGATTGGATGTGGTTGAGGTTTCATCAAACTCCATTGGGGATATCACCTCAATCAATGCCGCCAAAACGATTTTAGACTTCCTGTTCCTGCAATGA
- a CDS encoding translation initiation factor IF-5A, whose protein sequence is MTKVVEVKTLKVGKYVVLDGEASKVVSIQTSSPGKHGAAKARVDAVGVFDNQKRGLVKPVDAKIEVPIIDKRTAQVLALMGSDIQLMDLETYETFEVPIPDDLRDKLIEGAEVGYIVAMGNKKLMRIK, encoded by the coding sequence ATGACTAAGGTAGTGGAAGTTAAAACGCTTAAAGTAGGTAAATATGTGGTATTAGATGGTGAAGCATCTAAAGTAGTGAGTATCCAGACTTCATCCCCAGGTAAGCACGGGGCAGCTAAGGCCAGGGTGGACGCCGTCGGAGTTTTCGACAACCAGAAAAGAGGTCTGGTAAAACCAGTGGATGCCAAAATAGAAGTCCCTATCATTGATAAAAGAACCGCCCAAGTACTGGCCTTAATGGGCAGTGACATCCAGCTCATGGATCTAGAGACCTACGAAACCTTCGAAGTCCCAATACCAGATGATCTGCGTGATAAACTGATTGAAGGGGCAGAAGTAGGTTATATTGTGGCCATGGGTAACAAGAAACTCATGAGAATTAAATAA